A single window of Anaerocolumna chitinilytica DNA harbors:
- a CDS encoding cytidylate kinase-like family protein: protein MIITIGREYGSGGHEIGVSLADKYQIPFFDKAALVKAAKEKGFYDKIISFYDEKPVNSLLYAIAMNSYSENIGRLQFDLIRSISEKKDFVMIGRCGNYIFKEEKEMVSVFIHSDMQKRIQRVREVYGIEEKNMKTYIERIDKQRASFHKFYTDQEWGDSRNYHLAIDSGEIGIDACTHLISEFIEKRKGYLR from the coding sequence ATGATAATTACAATTGGAAGAGAATATGGAAGCGGTGGTCATGAAATCGGAGTAAGCCTGGCTGACAAATATCAGATACCCTTCTTTGATAAAGCGGCACTAGTAAAAGCAGCAAAGGAAAAAGGCTTTTATGATAAAATCATTTCTTTCTATGATGAAAAACCAGTAAACAGCCTTTTATATGCCATAGCCATGAATAGCTATTCTGAAAATATCGGCCGCCTGCAATTTGATTTAATTAGGAGCATCTCCGAAAAGAAAGACTTTGTTATGATAGGAAGGTGCGGTAATTATATTTTTAAAGAGGAAAAGGAGATGGTAAGCGTATTTATTCATTCTGACATGCAGAAACGGATACAGCGTGTCAGAGAAGTATACGGAATAGAAGAGAAGAATATGAAGACGTATATTGAAAGGATAGATAAACAAAGGGCTTCTTTTCATAAATTTTATACAGATCAGGAATGGGGAGACTCAAGAAATTATCATCTGGCGATAGATAGCGGAGAGATCGGTATTGATGCCTGCACTCATTTGATATCAGAATTTATTGAAAAAAGAAAAGGATATTTAAGGTAG
- a CDS encoding FadR/GntR family transcriptional regulator, with product MENREYTKVIAYVKERIAKGELHSGEKLPTERELAEVLSVGRYSIREAIRIMDALGMIESRQGSGNYLIANIEKSLIESMELMLLMKEIDYCQISKLRRAIELYTYDCAFQQMSDSDLKELADITECMGNSIGDEKVLLDKKFHDKITEGSGNTLIISIMASLSSVCRRQIEEVITNSSPETAQQLMNVHEDMLRGLVIKDLSRGIQAINRHYDLIDSQVSHENN from the coding sequence ATGGAGAACAGAGAATATACAAAAGTTATAGCTTATGTAAAAGAACGAATAGCAAAGGGCGAGTTACATTCCGGTGAGAAGCTGCCTACCGAAAGGGAGCTGGCGGAAGTTCTGTCAGTAGGGAGATATTCTATCCGGGAGGCAATAAGAATTATGGACGCCTTAGGTATGATTGAGAGCAGACAAGGCTCCGGGAATTATCTCATTGCTAACATAGAGAAAAGTCTTATCGAATCCATGGAATTAATGCTGCTGATGAAGGAAATTGATTACTGCCAGATTAGCAAGCTGCGCCGTGCTATTGAGCTTTATACCTATGACTGTGCCTTTCAGCAAATGTCTGATTCTGACTTAAAAGAACTTGCCGATATAACAGAGTGTATGGGAAATAGTATAGGGGATGAAAAGGTACTGCTGGATAAAAAATTCCATGATAAAATTACCGAAGGCAGCGGTAATACCTTAATTATTAGTATTATGGCCTCTCTATCCAGCGTTTGCAGAAGACAAATTGAAGAAGTAATTACCAATTCTAGTCCTGAAACTGCTCAGCAGCTCATGAATGTCCATGAAGACATGTTAAGAGGACTTGTGATAAAAGATCTTTCCCGTGGGATACAAGCTATCAACCGGCATTATGATCTCATTGATTCTCAGGTATCTCATGAAAACAATTGA
- a CDS encoding MFS transporter, producing MNTNLNILTKPVKESSDVAVHDRENSNILRFLSAKTFSLLGTNLYTFALALYILKTTGSGTSFAINVLISMLPRILIGPFAGILADRVNKKKLTVVFDLISGGVMFSLAAFAQIYGLKIMFIYTANLFLSILNIFYDTAMNSAIPSLVSSKKLVKINSFTATSSSMAGILSPVIAGVIYSLVPIKLFIIVNGISFLISSILEIKIDFNYNSDEDRNTQCKITFQTVKKDFKDIWCFLKEQNELMHLLKYLLIINFFLHAFINVLYPYLINHVLHLASVQFGAFQAFYFAGMIVISVLIGNKKEQKNTNIGRGILLTGIISFLLGIPSLGVSVLTGNFIITIYNIFLIFTMGAALTSINIPAMVAIQRMTPEAMRGRIMGVLGILMAGIAPLGILLFGIIIDMVHPFILFSLSGICITITGLRLSRDKSLIFIQKSEAVQS from the coding sequence ATGAATACAAATCTTAACATTTTAACGAAACCCGTAAAAGAATCATCCGATGTGGCAGTACATGATAGAGAAAACTCTAATATCTTACGTTTTCTATCCGCTAAGACCTTCTCGTTGCTTGGAACAAATTTATATACCTTTGCATTAGCACTTTACATCCTGAAAACAACCGGTTCCGGAACTTCTTTTGCTATCAATGTGCTGATTAGTATGCTGCCAAGAATCCTGATTGGTCCCTTCGCCGGAATTCTGGCGGATAGAGTAAATAAGAAAAAACTGACAGTCGTTTTTGATCTGATCAGCGGCGGGGTTATGTTTTCTCTTGCTGCATTTGCACAGATTTATGGGCTAAAAATCATGTTTATCTATACAGCGAATCTATTCCTGTCAATCCTTAATATCTTTTACGATACTGCGATGAACTCTGCTATCCCAAGCCTTGTAAGCAGTAAGAAACTTGTTAAGATTAATTCCTTTACCGCAACGTCAAGTTCTATGGCAGGTATACTCTCCCCAGTTATTGCAGGTGTTATATATAGCTTAGTCCCTATTAAATTATTTATTATTGTGAATGGTATTTCCTTTTTAATATCATCTATTCTGGAAATAAAAATTGATTTTAACTATAATTCGGATGAAGATAGGAATACTCAGTGCAAGATAACTTTCCAAACAGTAAAAAAGGACTTTAAAGACATATGGTGCTTTCTGAAAGAGCAAAATGAGCTGATGCATCTGTTAAAATACCTGTTGATTATTAACTTCTTTTTACATGCTTTCATAAATGTTCTATATCCCTATCTGATAAATCACGTATTACACTTGGCTTCTGTTCAATTTGGTGCTTTTCAGGCCTTTTATTTTGCAGGTATGATCGTTATATCCGTTCTGATTGGGAACAAAAAAGAACAGAAGAATACGAATATTGGAAGAGGAATCCTATTAACCGGCATAATCTCATTCCTTCTCGGAATTCCAAGCCTTGGGGTTTCTGTACTTACAGGTAATTTTATAATTACTATTTATAATATATTTCTTATCTTTACGATGGGTGCCGCACTAACCTCAATCAATATCCCGGCCATGGTTGCAATCCAACGTATGACACCTGAGGCTATGAGAGGAAGAATTATGGGAGTGCTTGGCATTTTAATGGCAGGCATTGCTCCCCTTGGAATTTTACTCTTTGGTATAATAATTGATATGGTTCATCCATTTATCCTGTTTTCCCTTTCAGGGATATGCATCACAATTACCGGACTGCGTCTTTCCAGAGATAAATCACTTATATTTATTCAAAAATCAGAAGCCGTTCAATCATAA
- a CDS encoding PucR family transcriptional regulator, whose protein sequence is MTLKKLVEMIKEEYQIDILSLKENIEIQDIALIDGRQSYLQNTLYFGYDKQIKNAVFPPQCILAHTGNVQNSINNLSNAALVEEEALFPVFNVAKLLIETNRSKGILEELTSLADETHSIEAVIDAASVKLGNFLVFCDMNYKIIASSVSIPVEDSLWKENIRQGYCDYEFINAVKELSSVRNASQSTTAVEVTCIQSPYRKISCKVFHNKLQIGFLLMIEGKTPFQASHLEMLSTVSTAISYTVAYYTTDILEGNSRYNEILYDMLIGASAKDIMPKLSLLHFPPQMLVLFLRPTRYLGQQYLKNYTCKNLKTIIPGTHVTYHKNGMVAIIPLKAETDGTAEGLELLELLKDFSAKEYVRIGISYPFTNIESFVNRFDQAYAALEIGQKLKAEGMLCLYQDYQIFDLLSEVKCPDELGRYCHPALAALRQYDHANNAKLYQTLCTYIEKGCNIKLTSESLFIHRNSLVYRISRITEICGIDLTDINTLFLLRLSFLIDRFKELNTSNEWG, encoded by the coding sequence ATGACTTTAAAAAAACTGGTAGAAATGATAAAAGAAGAGTATCAGATAGATATACTTTCTCTCAAAGAGAATATAGAAATACAAGACATTGCCTTAATTGATGGTCGACAGAGCTATCTGCAAAACACCTTATATTTTGGTTATGATAAACAAATAAAGAACGCCGTCTTTCCGCCTCAATGTATCCTGGCTCATACCGGCAATGTGCAAAATTCAATTAACAACTTAAGTAATGCGGCCTTAGTAGAAGAAGAGGCTCTCTTCCCGGTGTTTAATGTTGCAAAACTTCTCATTGAGACTAATCGCAGCAAAGGTATTTTGGAAGAACTTACTTCTCTGGCAGATGAGACCCACAGCATCGAAGCAGTGATAGACGCTGCCTCAGTCAAGCTGGGAAATTTCCTGGTCTTTTGTGATATGAATTATAAAATCATAGCCAGCTCAGTTTCTATTCCTGTAGAGGATTCTCTTTGGAAAGAGAATATCCGCCAGGGTTACTGCGATTATGAATTTATCAATGCAGTAAAAGAATTGAGCTCTGTGCGTAACGCTTCCCAATCTACAACCGCCGTGGAAGTCACCTGCATCCAATCCCCTTATCGAAAAATCAGCTGTAAAGTCTTTCATAACAAATTACAGATTGGCTTTCTATTAATGATAGAAGGCAAAACCCCTTTTCAAGCTTCACATCTTGAAATGTTAAGTACTGTAAGCACTGCCATCAGCTATACTGTCGCCTACTATACGACGGATATACTGGAAGGCAACAGCCGTTATAATGAAATCTTATATGATATGCTGATTGGAGCTTCTGCCAAGGATATTATGCCAAAGCTTTCCCTCCTGCATTTTCCTCCTCAAATGCTGGTATTATTCCTGCGGCCTACCAGGTATCTCGGACAGCAATATCTTAAAAATTATACCTGTAAGAATCTGAAAACCATCATACCAGGAACTCATGTTACCTACCATAAAAACGGCATGGTTGCTATTATTCCGCTAAAAGCTGAGACGGATGGTACAGCCGAAGGATTGGAATTATTAGAATTATTGAAAGATTTTTCCGCAAAAGAATACGTCAGAATCGGAATCAGTTACCCTTTTACCAATATAGAGAGCTTTGTCAACCGATTTGACCAGGCATATGCTGCTCTGGAAATCGGGCAAAAATTAAAGGCAGAAGGAATGCTCTGCCTCTATCAGGATTATCAAATATTTGATTTGCTTTCAGAAGTAAAATGCCCTGATGAGCTTGGACGTTATTGTCATCCGGCTCTGGCTGCCCTAAGACAGTACGACCATGCAAATAACGCCAAGCTGTATCAGACCCTATGTACCTATATCGAAAAGGGCTGCAATATTAAGTTAACCTCTGAAAGCTTATTTATACATCGTAATTCTCTTGTTTACCGTATTTCCCGCATTACTGAAATATGTGGAATCGATTTGACCGATATTAATACACTATTTCTTCTCAGATTATCTTTTCTGATAGACCGCTTTAAAGAACTGAACACCAGCAATGAATGGGGGTAA
- a CDS encoding SDR family NAD(P)-dependent oxidoreductase, with amino-acid sequence MENFFDLTGKVAVVTGASSGLGADAALAYANAGADVALLARRFEKLNEVKAAIEATGHKAIAVVCDVTKEDSVKAAMETVLTTFGHIDILLNNAGIALRGGVDSMSEEEWNKSFDTNVKGIFLASKYVVPHMKERGYGKIVNIASVNAVVADKHDMFIRHSYNASKSAVLGLTKGMAASYARYGITVNAIGPALFESEMTAGTLFKSEQFLNAYNAANPAGRPGNKGELNGTILYLSCDTSSYVQGQFIIVDGGGALV; translated from the coding sequence ATGGAGAATTTCTTTGATCTAACCGGAAAAGTAGCAGTTGTAACCGGAGCAAGTTCAGGACTTGGAGCAGATGCTGCCTTAGCGTATGCGAATGCAGGAGCAGATGTGGCACTGTTAGCAAGACGTTTTGAGAAGCTTAATGAAGTGAAGGCCGCCATTGAAGCAACTGGTCATAAGGCTATCGCTGTTGTTTGTGATGTTACAAAAGAAGATAGTGTAAAAGCTGCAATGGAAACCGTATTAACTACCTTCGGTCATATTGATATTCTGTTAAATAATGCAGGTATCGCACTTCGCGGAGGTGTGGATAGTATGTCTGAAGAGGAATGGAATAAGTCTTTTGATACGAATGTGAAGGGGATTTTCTTAGCTAGTAAATATGTGGTTCCCCATATGAAAGAAAGAGGATATGGAAAGATTGTAAATATTGCATCTGTTAATGCAGTGGTAGCTGACAAGCATGATATGTTTATCAGACATTCTTATAATGCATCCAAATCAGCTGTTCTTGGTCTAACCAAAGGTATGGCAGCTTCTTATGCCAGATATGGAATTACAGTAAATGCTATTGGACCCGCACTTTTTGAATCTGAAATGACAGCCGGTACTCTGTTTAAATCAGAGCAGTTCTTAAATGCCTACAATGCTGCCAACCCTGCCGGACGTCCTGGCAACAAAGGAGAATTAAACGGTACTATTCTCTATCTTTCCTGTGATACCTCCAGCTATGTACAGGGGCAATTTATTATCGTTGACGGCGGCGGTGCTCTTGTATAG
- a CDS encoding oxidoreductase, which translates to MYKKLFEAGSIGKVTMRNRLVMSPMGCGLANLDGTPSEDMIAFYEARAIGGAGLIIPEITRINDVNGAGLLRQLSVTKDRHIKPLAQLAEAVHKHGSKIFIQLHHPGRETVSALIGGQPVVAPSAIPCKLVNQETRALTTEEIKQLIHQFIEGAVRVQKAGCDGVELHAAHGYLLHQFLSPYTNKREDEYGGNFENRLRMVVEIIEGIRKACGPDFPIGVRLSIEEFLDKTGVTEEYIHVQDGVRIAMALEQAGIDFIDPSCGLYETGMTCIEPISFPQGWRRDILLAVKSHVKIPVIGVSVIREPAAAEKFLEDGVVDFVSMGRSWNADEEWGKKVQEGREKELRKCISCLRCFESLNEYNAAGMPPECALNPRYARERKYGNLLHDTKEHRVVVVGAGPAGMCAAQTLALRGVKVTLLDDQSELGGTVNIAKKPPLKERMQWIADYYGNEFDRLSVEVKLKTKADADTILAYNPDAVLLATGSSSIIPDKIPGVAGKNVYTVEEVLSGKAALKGKKVAVIGAGLTGLETAEFLCEEGNQVTIIDMLDKPAPGANHTNVADVCGRLTKAGVKYMLGHSLKEIKGDMVLLEKVESKEEVEAEADAVVLSLGFRPDRALVSELEEKGVRTVVIGSAIKDGTIAPATRTAYEAACDLFKEEEKTSSFHIPKEDIPNFGKVSLMDNQEGLYISYLTDPAAIAKILPPPLKPFSMPVVTLSICHVNNPTFADDYYEAILGVYATYGKTLGLYTMGLVLGGPGAEMAVQCGRDNGSIPKKLGGEFVIRRNGDTVTAGVTRRGTQLIEATMKLGEYNSSLTAALYQFPAAGKQTFGGGFYFHFDREPDESGVSHFMNGALLMNQCEYNYQSWEPGLVTVNLKSSVDDPWGELPVNTIIGGAYSKNSLLVHKLNLVEKLDTDEIIPYLLTGRYDRTAFMETGRI; encoded by the coding sequence ATGTACAAGAAATTATTTGAAGCAGGAAGTATTGGGAAAGTAACTATGAGAAATCGGCTGGTAATGTCTCCTATGGGCTGTGGACTGGCTAATCTTGACGGAACTCCCTCAGAAGATATGATTGCTTTTTATGAAGCAAGAGCAATCGGCGGGGCAGGACTTATCATACCTGAAATTACTCGTATTAATGATGTCAATGGTGCGGGGCTTCTAAGACAGTTATCTGTTACAAAGGACAGGCATATTAAGCCACTTGCCCAACTTGCAGAAGCAGTACATAAACATGGCAGTAAAATATTTATCCAGTTACATCACCCTGGCCGTGAAACCGTGTCGGCTCTAATAGGAGGTCAGCCGGTGGTGGCTCCCTCCGCTATTCCCTGTAAGTTAGTGAATCAGGAAACAAGAGCATTGACAACAGAAGAAATAAAGCAGCTTATCCATCAGTTTATAGAAGGAGCTGTCAGAGTACAAAAGGCAGGCTGTGATGGTGTGGAACTCCATGCAGCTCATGGATATCTGCTGCATCAATTTCTCTCCCCTTACACAAATAAAAGAGAAGATGAATACGGGGGAAACTTTGAGAACCGTTTAAGGATGGTTGTTGAAATTATAGAAGGTATCCGTAAGGCCTGCGGTCCGGATTTTCCTATAGGTGTCCGTCTTAGTATCGAAGAATTCCTTGATAAGACCGGAGTAACCGAGGAGTACATTCATGTACAGGATGGTGTTAGAATAGCCATGGCATTAGAACAGGCAGGCATTGATTTTATCGACCCTAGCTGTGGTTTGTATGAAACAGGAATGACATGCATTGAACCAATTTCCTTTCCTCAAGGCTGGAGACGGGATATCCTCTTAGCGGTGAAGAGTCATGTAAAGATTCCAGTAATCGGAGTATCTGTTATAAGAGAACCGGCTGCTGCTGAGAAGTTCCTAGAAGACGGCGTTGTTGATTTTGTTTCCATGGGCCGTTCCTGGAATGCAGATGAAGAATGGGGTAAGAAAGTTCAGGAAGGAAGAGAAAAGGAACTTCGCAAATGCATCTCATGTCTGCGTTGTTTTGAGAGCTTAAATGAATACAATGCCGCAGGGATGCCTCCGGAATGTGCTCTTAATCCTAGGTATGCAAGAGAGAGGAAGTATGGCAATCTCCTCCACGATACGAAAGAACACAGAGTTGTAGTAGTAGGAGCCGGGCCTGCAGGAATGTGTGCGGCCCAGACACTGGCATTACGAGGAGTAAAGGTAACACTGCTCGATGATCAAAGCGAACTTGGAGGAACCGTTAATATTGCGAAGAAACCTCCTTTAAAAGAGCGCATGCAATGGATTGCGGATTACTATGGAAATGAATTCGACAGACTTTCTGTGGAAGTTAAGCTAAAAACAAAAGCAGATGCAGATACAATATTGGCATATAATCCGGATGCGGTACTACTAGCCACCGGTTCATCCTCCATTATACCGGATAAAATACCTGGAGTAGCAGGTAAGAATGTTTATACGGTAGAAGAGGTATTATCCGGGAAAGCTGCTTTAAAAGGGAAAAAGGTGGCAGTAATCGGAGCAGGGCTTACAGGACTGGAAACTGCTGAATTTTTATGTGAAGAGGGCAATCAGGTAACGATTATCGATATGCTTGATAAACCGGCTCCTGGTGCTAATCATACAAATGTAGCGGATGTCTGCGGTCGTTTGACCAAAGCAGGGGTAAAATATATGCTGGGACATTCTCTAAAGGAAATCAAAGGAGACATGGTTTTACTGGAAAAGGTAGAGAGTAAAGAGGAAGTAGAAGCAGAAGCAGATGCAGTAGTGCTTTCTTTGGGCTTTCGACCGGACAGAGCCCTGGTTTCTGAACTAGAAGAAAAAGGTGTGAGAACAGTTGTAATCGGAAGTGCTATAAAGGATGGAACGATTGCACCTGCAACCCGTACGGCTTATGAAGCAGCTTGTGATTTATTCAAAGAGGAAGAGAAGACTTCAAGCTTTCACATACCCAAAGAGGATATACCGAATTTTGGTAAGGTTTCTCTTATGGATAACCAGGAAGGACTCTATATCAGTTATCTGACGGACCCTGCGGCGATTGCTAAAATACTTCCTCCGCCTTTAAAGCCATTTTCTATGCCAGTTGTAACCTTATCTATCTGCCATGTGAATAACCCTACTTTTGCGGACGATTATTATGAGGCAATACTTGGGGTTTATGCAACCTATGGTAAAACTCTGGGACTATATACCATGGGGTTAGTTCTTGGAGGACCAGGAGCAGAAATGGCGGTTCAATGCGGTCGTGATAACGGAAGTATTCCAAAGAAATTGGGAGGAGAATTTGTTATCCGAAGAAACGGTGATACGGTGACAGCAGGAGTAACCAGAAGAGGGACCCAGCTCATTGAAGCAACTATGAAACTGGGGGAATATAACAGCTCTCTGACAGCAGCTCTTTATCAATTCCCCGCAGCAGGAAAGCAGACCTTCGGAGGTGGTTTCTACTTCCATTTTGATCGTGAACCCGATGAAAGCGGAGTGTCTCACTTTATGAATGGGGCACTGCTTATGAACCAGTGTGAATATAACTACCAATCCTGGGAGCCCGGGCTTGTAACTGTTAACTTAAAATCAAGTGTTGATGATCCTTGGGGAGAACTTCCTGTTAATACCATTATAGGAGGCGCTTATTCTAAAAACAGCCTATTGGTGCATAAGTTGAATCTGGTAGAAAAACTGGATACAGATGAGATAATTCCTTATCTTCTGACCGGGCGCTACGATCGTACTGCATTTATGGAAACGGGAAGAATTTAA
- a CDS encoding LrgB family protein, which yields MKDILVESTFFGVLISIIGYEIGLYIKRRLKLTIFNPLLISIIFVIGVLLIFHVNYDSYNNGAKYLSYLLTPATICLAIPLYEQMDLLKNNLKAILTGILSGVFTSLGSILIFSVLFHFSHAEYVTLLPKSITTAIGMGISEELGGIVTITVTVIIVTGVIGNIIAEKVCKIFRITDPVAKGVAIGSAAHAIGTAKAMEMGDIEGAMSSLAIAVAGLITVIGASVFSTFL from the coding sequence ATGAAGGATATACTGGTAGAATCTACTTTCTTTGGGGTATTAATCAGTATTATAGGTTATGAGATAGGGTTGTATATAAAACGTAGGCTGAAACTTACCATCTTCAATCCTTTACTGATTTCTATTATCTTTGTGATTGGTGTTTTATTGATTTTTCATGTGAATTACGACAGTTATAACAATGGTGCCAAATACTTAAGCTATCTGCTTACGCCTGCCACAATATGTCTTGCAATACCTCTCTATGAACAGATGGATTTATTAAAAAATAATCTGAAAGCAATCCTTACAGGAATTCTCTCCGGAGTCTTTACAAGCCTTGGGAGTATATTAATCTTCTCGGTTCTGTTTCATTTTTCCCATGCCGAATATGTAACACTGCTTCCGAAATCTATTACGACAGCGATTGGAATGGGAATATCGGAAGAATTGGGTGGTATTGTTACAATTACAGTTACGGTTATAATCGTAACCGGAGTAATTGGGAATATTATTGCAGAGAAGGTATGTAAGATATTTCGCATCACAGATCCCGTTGCCAAAGGAGTTGCAATCGGTTCGGCAGCCCATGCCATTGGAACTGCGAAAGCAATGGAAATGGGAGATATAGAAGGAGCCATGAGCAGCCTTGCAATAGCTGTTGCCGGACTTATCACTGTTATCGGAGCTTCTGTGTTTTCAACCTTCTTATAG
- a CDS encoding CidA/LrgA family protein — protein sequence MKFVKQFGIILFFTFLGEVCKYLIPLPIPAGIYGLVLLLVALMTQIIHLEQVKEVSAFLIEIMPLMFIPASVQILNTWGVLKGIFIPISIITIVTTILVMIITGRVTQAVIKRDKRNKS from the coding sequence ATGAAATTTGTGAAACAATTTGGAATTATACTTTTCTTTACTTTTCTTGGAGAAGTATGCAAGTATCTTATTCCGCTGCCAATCCCGGCTGGAATATATGGTTTGGTATTGCTGCTTGTGGCTTTAATGACCCAAATTATTCATTTGGAGCAGGTAAAAGAAGTCTCTGCTTTCCTTATTGAGATAATGCCTTTAATGTTCATTCCGGCTTCAGTCCAAATATTGAACACGTGGGGAGTATTAAAAGGAATCTTTATCCCAATCAGTATTATTACTATTGTTACAACAATCCTTGTTATGATAATTACCGGTAGAGTTACACAAGCTGTTATTAAAAGGGACAAGAGGAACAAATCATGA
- a CDS encoding helix-turn-helix domain-containing protein — MITAGEKIKALRKELKMTQTELAGEELTKSMLSQIENNQSNPSLKTLKYLADRLNRPVTYFLEDSSDRDKSFISVEAATKSLAAQVVRIDELIEKDCLIEAEKEINVILSEKISDNTGKPFADILFKLGAALSGKKKQAEAQKYLKESIDYYSRGEFLLEAAKAYIELAKTFYQNLDYTECLVISEKAFELYRKSINKDSLFEIELYYYKLIILFAVGDLKQAAIAIKAALGLSEETSVYYKTGEIYRLDAIFYYLTHNSDGYEHSIEMALQFATVTNDNPCLARIYAMKGIVAVQNNQAEVALLYADKNKYYYGKEIYIFHLIRARAYFLMEKYEQAFEEILKVDYPVYETHKFDYLNMWSSKVYEGLILNKLGKNLEAAEAVREGIEKMSVVGDSWFLIFANKSMSEIYSSMEDYQNAFKYLKAADEIQDRIKNDENIIF, encoded by the coding sequence ATGATTACTGCAGGTGAGAAGATAAAGGCTTTACGAAAAGAGTTAAAGATGACACAGACTGAGTTAGCCGGCGAAGAACTCACAAAGAGCATGTTAAGTCAAATAGAGAATAATCAGTCGAATCCATCTCTTAAGACCTTAAAATATCTCGCGGACCGTTTGAATCGTCCGGTAACCTATTTTTTAGAAGACTCATCAGACCGGGATAAGAGTTTTATATCGGTGGAGGCTGCAACTAAAAGTCTGGCAGCGCAAGTGGTTCGGATAGATGAATTAATAGAAAAAGACTGCTTAATAGAAGCAGAAAAAGAAATCAATGTAATTCTTAGCGAAAAGATTTCTGACAATACTGGTAAACCATTTGCGGATATCTTATTTAAGCTGGGGGCAGCCTTATCAGGGAAGAAAAAACAGGCGGAGGCACAAAAGTATCTGAAGGAATCCATTGATTATTATAGCAGAGGGGAATTTTTGTTAGAAGCAGCCAAAGCTTACATTGAATTAGCCAAAACTTTTTATCAGAACCTTGATTACACAGAATGTCTGGTTATCTCAGAAAAAGCCTTTGAATTGTATCGTAAAAGTATCAATAAAGACTCATTATTTGAAATCGAATTATACTATTATAAGCTTATTATCCTGTTTGCTGTGGGGGATTTAAAACAGGCGGCGATAGCCATAAAAGCAGCTTTAGGTTTATCTGAAGAAACATCGGTTTATTATAAGACAGGTGAAATTTACCGCCTTGATGCAATTTTCTATTATCTAACACATAATTCTGATGGATATGAGCACAGCATTGAAATGGCCTTGCAGTTTGCAACGGTCACCAATGATAATCCCTGCCTTGCAAGAATATATGCAATGAAGGGAATAGTGGCTGTCCAAAATAACCAGGCGGAGGTAGCACTTCTCTATGCAGATAAGAACAAATATTATTATGGTAAAGAAATTTATATCTTTCATCTAATTCGAGCAAGAGCATATTTTCTAATGGAAAAGTACGAACAAGCCTTTGAAGAAATCCTAAAAGTGGATTATCCTGTCTATGAGACACATAAATTCGATTATCTCAATATGTGGTCTTCCAAGGTGTATGAAGGTCTTATCCTTAATAAATTAGGCAAAAACCTAGAAGCAGCAGAAGCTGTCAGGGAAGGTATTGAGAAGATGTCCGTTGTGGGTGATTCCTGGTTCCTGATATTTGCCAACAAGAGCATGAGTGAAATATATTCTTCCATGGAGGATTATCAGAATGCGTTTAAGTATTTAAAAGCAGCCGATGAGATTCAGGATAGGATTAAAAATGATGAGAACATCATATTTTAA
- a CDS encoding helix-turn-helix domain-containing protein has translation MTLGNKIQELRKNKYLSQEAFAEVLGVTRQSVSKWELDQSYPAIEKLVEIADFFGISLDELLREQGKSINTSESEIQTINSTRFNREDNTVSTVGNTDKITISKEIVWYFIGWAVMMIIVILLFGLQYYFAGFLVIQVFIWTTVIWKIYRYIKSKSSKAEHLS, from the coding sequence ATGACATTAGGTAATAAGATACAGGAATTAAGGAAGAATAAATACTTGTCGCAGGAAGCTTTTGCAGAAGTTTTGGGTGTTACAAGACAATCTGTATCAAAATGGGAATTGGACCAGTCATATCCGGCAATTGAAAAGCTGGTTGAAATTGCGGATTTTTTTGGTATTTCACTGGATGAGTTGCTAAGAGAACAGGGCAAATCCATAAATACAAGTGAAAGCGAAATTCAAACTATTAATAGCACGAGATTTAATAGGGAAGATAATACCGTTAGTACGGTTGGAAATACAGATAAAATAACTATAAGTAAAGAAATTGTTTGGTATTTTATCGGCTGGGCTGTAATGATGATCATAGTAATCTTATTATTTGGTTTACAATATTATTTTGCAGGATTCCTTGTTATACAGGTATTTATATGGACAACGGTGATTTGGAAAATATATAGATATATTAAATCAAAAAGCAGTAAGGCAGAGCATTTATCTTAA